One window from the genome of Vicinamibacteria bacterium encodes:
- a CDS encoding prepilin-type N-terminal cleavage/methylation domain-containing protein yields the protein MTENRREAGFTLVEMLVVVGIIMVMAAVALPNIGQYIRNYKIRGATENVAAQIQASRTKAVMTNTNLGVSFVMVDRDSYRWVIEDAVAGEQLGPLYDLPVGISFSTAGGNATGLRFNRLGAIAGGVFPGALCTAAETPVRCNLGPGLNYAAPDPPNGVIITLIENTTNLRRTVRIASGGRVVVTQ from the coding sequence GTCGTCGTCGGGATCATCATGGTCATGGCTGCGGTTGCCCTTCCCAACATCGGGCAGTACATCCGGAACTACAAGATCAGAGGAGCGACCGAGAATGTCGCCGCGCAGATCCAAGCCTCCCGCACAAAGGCCGTGATGACGAATACCAACCTGGGTGTCTCTTTTGTGATGGTGGACAGGGACAGCTACCGGTGGGTGATCGAGGACGCGGTCGCGGGCGAGCAACTTGGGCCTCTTTACGACCTGCCCGTGGGCATTTCCTTTTCCACCGCGGGGGGGAACGCCACCGGGCTCCGGTTCAATCGCTTGGGAGCGATCGCGGGCGGAGTGTTTCCGGGGGCCCTCTGCACGGCTGCGGAGACGCCCGTGCGGTGCAACCTCGGGCCGGGCCTGAACTACGCCGCTCCCGACCCCCCGAACGGGGTCATCATCACGCTCATCGAGAACACAACCAATCTCAGGCGGACGGTTCGGATCGCGTCCGGCGGCCGCGTCGTGGTGACGCAGTGA